The following are encoded together in the Kribbella voronezhensis genome:
- a CDS encoding ABC transporter ATP-binding protein — MLTATDLRVEFASRGRPAARAVDGVNLAVGAGEIVALVGESGCGKTTLARTLLGLERPTAGTVSYDGTPLSYRARALKAYRREVQLVLQDPMGSLNPRQTVYEAVAEGPRIHGLPDEEKVVAEALSRAGLRPPERFFLRYPHELSGGQRQRVVIAGALALDPKVLIADEPVASLDASVRGEILALLLRLRDDLGLSALVVTHDLGLAWNIADRVAVMYLGRIVESGPTEEILRAPQHPYTQALLSVLPESPERIVLTGEPPDPTRIPTGCRFHPRCQVVAAGNPIATTCQTTLLPVLPAVPEPQSACHLTP, encoded by the coding sequence TTGCTAACGGCAACCGATCTGCGAGTGGAGTTCGCCTCGCGCGGCCGACCCGCCGCTCGCGCGGTGGACGGCGTCAACCTGGCGGTCGGCGCCGGCGAGATCGTCGCCCTGGTCGGCGAGTCCGGCTGCGGCAAGACGACCCTGGCCCGCACACTGCTCGGGCTCGAACGCCCGACCGCCGGCACCGTCTCGTACGACGGAACCCCGTTGTCGTACCGGGCCAGGGCGCTCAAGGCCTATCGCCGCGAGGTACAACTCGTCCTGCAGGACCCGATGGGTTCGCTCAATCCGCGCCAGACCGTCTACGAGGCCGTTGCCGAAGGTCCCCGCATCCACGGCCTTCCCGATGAGGAGAAGGTGGTCGCCGAAGCCCTTTCCCGCGCCGGTCTGCGCCCACCGGAACGCTTCTTCCTGCGGTACCCGCACGAGCTCTCCGGTGGCCAACGGCAACGAGTCGTGATCGCCGGCGCACTCGCGCTCGATCCGAAGGTGCTGATCGCCGACGAGCCGGTCGCCTCGCTCGACGCCTCCGTCCGCGGCGAGATCCTGGCCCTGCTGCTCCGCCTCCGCGACGACCTCGGCCTGTCGGCGCTGGTCGTCACCCACGACCTCGGCCTCGCCTGGAACATCGCCGACCGGGTAGCCGTCATGTACCTCGGCCGCATCGTCGAGTCCGGCCCCACCGAAGAGATCCTGCGAGCCCCCCAGCACCCCTACACCCAGGCGCTCCTCTCGGTCCTCCCGGAGTCACCGGAACGCATCGTCCTCACCGGCGAACCCCCGGACCCCACTCGAATCCCCACCGGCTGCCGCTTCCACCCCCGCTGCCAGGTAGTTGCCGCCGGCAACCCAATAGCCACCACGTGTCAAACTACCCTCCTGCCCGTTCTCCCAGCCGTCCCCGAACCCCAGTCGGCCTGCCACCTGACGCCTTAG
- a CDS encoding ABC transporter permease: MSIAWTRRRLAFGRFWASFRTHKAGVAGLIVLVVAVLLALVAPLFIDAGVTNVVSGTGAKLAPPNLDDPLGTDESGRSILLMIWWGSRTSLLIGFLAALLSMVIGTVFGIAAGHFRGWIGAIVMRITDWFLVLPSLVTALVLAAILGGSTLTIIAAIGVTSWPSTARLIRAQTLAVEARPYIERSQALGGGHWHITTRHVLPNVAPLLLASTTLEVASAIVTESTLAFLGVSANKTSWGTMLRGSYDWGAATSGAWWYILVPGLCIVTVVMAFTLCGRALETVLNPRLRRAV, encoded by the coding sequence ATGAGCATCGCGTGGACCCGCAGACGCCTTGCATTCGGACGGTTCTGGGCCTCCTTCCGGACCCACAAGGCCGGTGTGGCCGGCCTGATCGTACTGGTGGTCGCCGTGCTGCTGGCGTTGGTCGCGCCGCTGTTCATCGACGCCGGAGTGACGAACGTGGTCAGCGGAACCGGCGCGAAGCTGGCGCCACCGAATCTGGACGACCCGCTCGGCACCGACGAGTCGGGGCGGTCGATCCTGCTGATGATCTGGTGGGGATCGCGGACCTCGTTGCTGATCGGATTCCTGGCGGCCCTGCTCAGCATGGTGATCGGCACGGTGTTCGGGATCGCCGCCGGCCATTTCCGCGGCTGGATCGGCGCGATCGTCATGCGGATCACCGACTGGTTCCTGGTGCTGCCATCGCTGGTGACCGCGCTCGTGCTGGCAGCGATCCTGGGCGGCAGCACGCTGACGATCATCGCCGCGATCGGCGTCACCTCCTGGCCGTCGACGGCCCGGCTCATCCGCGCGCAGACGTTGGCGGTGGAGGCGCGCCCGTACATCGAACGCTCACAGGCTCTGGGCGGCGGCCACTGGCACATCACCACCCGGCATGTGCTGCCGAACGTCGCACCGTTGCTCCTGGCAAGTACGACGCTGGAGGTGGCGAGCGCGATCGTCACGGAGTCGACCCTGGCGTTCCTCGGCGTCAGCGCGAACAAGACCTCCTGGGGAACGATGCTCCGCGGCTCGTACGACTGGGGCGCGGCGACCTCGGGTGCGTGGTGGTACATCCTCGTCCCGGGTCTGTGCATCGTCACCGTCGTGATGGCGTTCACGCTCTGCGGCCGGGCGCTGGAGACTGTGCTGAACCCGCGACTCCGGAGGGCGGTCTGA
- a CDS encoding stage II sporulation protein M: MDVEAFVSVHQPQWDRLAQLTRRQRRLTGTEADELVLLYQRVGTHLSALRAGGADPVTVGRLSGLIADARGAVTGVQAPVWRDISRYFLVSFPAALYASRRWWLTIGLLFYVVAAWIAWRIIAHPELLDSVATPAQIQQLVDKDFASYYSENPAQDFALHVWINNATISAAVLAIGVLLVPTMFVLWSNAENLGVVAGVMISHDKAGVFFGLITPHGLLELTAVFVASAAGLRLGWSWIAPGPRTRMQALAQTGRATVGMAIGLAVILLVTGMIEAFVTPSPLPTAVRVGIGVLAEAGFFVYVWTLGRRAWKAGEYGDVEEADREATAPVSA; the protein is encoded by the coding sequence ATGGACGTAGAGGCATTCGTGTCGGTTCACCAGCCTCAGTGGGACCGGTTGGCGCAGCTCACCCGGCGGCAGCGACGGCTGACCGGTACCGAGGCCGACGAGCTCGTGCTGCTCTACCAGCGCGTCGGTACCCATCTGTCGGCCCTGCGAGCAGGGGGAGCCGACCCGGTCACGGTCGGGCGGCTGTCGGGCCTCATAGCGGACGCCAGGGGTGCCGTCACCGGCGTACAGGCTCCTGTCTGGCGTGACATCTCGCGGTACTTCCTGGTGAGCTTCCCCGCAGCGCTGTACGCCTCACGTCGCTGGTGGCTGACCATCGGCCTGTTGTTCTACGTAGTTGCCGCGTGGATCGCGTGGCGGATCATCGCGCACCCGGAGCTGCTCGACTCCGTCGCGACACCGGCGCAGATCCAGCAACTGGTCGACAAGGACTTCGCCAGCTACTACTCCGAGAATCCGGCCCAGGACTTCGCGCTGCACGTCTGGATCAACAACGCGACCATCTCCGCCGCCGTGCTCGCGATCGGTGTGCTGCTGGTGCCCACCATGTTCGTGCTGTGGAGCAACGCGGAGAACCTCGGCGTCGTGGCCGGCGTGATGATCAGCCACGACAAGGCAGGCGTGTTCTTCGGCCTGATCACTCCGCACGGCCTGCTCGAGCTGACCGCCGTGTTCGTCGCCAGCGCGGCCGGTCTGCGGCTCGGGTGGTCGTGGATCGCACCGGGTCCACGGACCCGGATGCAGGCACTCGCCCAGACCGGCCGCGCGACGGTGGGGATGGCGATCGGCTTGGCGGTGATCCTCCTGGTCACCGGGATGATCGAAGCCTTCGTCACCCCGTCGCCGCTGCCGACCGCCGTACGGGTGGGGATCGGTGTGCTCGCCGAGGCCGGGTTCTTCGTCTACGTCTGGACGCTCGGCCGGCGAGCCTGGAAGGCCGGCGAGTACGGCGACGTCGAGGAAGCCGATCGCGAGGCGACTGCGCCGGTCTCGGCCTGA
- a CDS encoding DUF1206 domain-containing protein: MARRLRRSRPEQAFAGGYQDRMRTAQQAQQSRVYDWSITVGLIAYGLVYLLIGWIALQIAWGGTSEQASQQGALQELASKPFGTALLWIAAIGLFALVIWRVLQLVYGHLKTDRKVSAVGRGIVYLVLGISAIKIATGGSGGNQKALTARVMAHGSGRLLIAVAGLVILGIGLYQIYKAWKKKFLEDLNGGVSRTTILLGRLGYLAKGIAFAVTGVLFVFAAIDYDPKKAGGLDTALRTLKGQPFGTGLLTLVALGFACFGVYCFVWSRNARH; encoded by the coding sequence ATCGCGAGGCGACTGCGCCGGTCTCGGCCTGAGCAGGCGTTTGCAGGGGGGTACCAAGACCGTATGAGGACCGCCCAGCAAGCCCAGCAGAGCCGCGTCTACGACTGGTCGATCACCGTCGGCCTGATCGCCTACGGTCTGGTGTATCTGCTCATCGGTTGGATCGCCCTGCAGATCGCGTGGGGCGGCACGTCGGAACAGGCCTCCCAGCAAGGAGCCCTGCAGGAACTCGCGAGCAAGCCGTTCGGGACGGCATTGCTCTGGATCGCCGCCATCGGCCTGTTCGCGCTGGTGATCTGGCGGGTGCTGCAGCTTGTCTACGGACACCTGAAGACCGACCGGAAGGTGTCGGCCGTCGGCCGCGGCATCGTCTATCTCGTGCTGGGGATCAGCGCCATCAAGATCGCCACCGGCGGTAGCGGCGGCAACCAGAAGGCGTTGACCGCGCGGGTGATGGCCCATGGTTCCGGCCGCCTCCTGATCGCCGTCGCCGGCCTGGTCATCCTCGGGATCGGCCTCTACCAGATCTACAAGGCCTGGAAGAAGAAGTTCCTCGAAGACCTCAACGGTGGTGTCTCCAGGACAACGATCCTGCTCGGGCGGCTCGGCTACCTCGCCAAGGGAATCGCGTTCGCCGTCACCGGTGTGCTCTTCGTCTTCGCTGCGATCGACTACGACCCGAAGAAGGCCGGCGGCCTCGACACCGCCTTGCGCACACTGAAGGGCCAACCGTTCGGTACCGGCCTGCTCACCCTCGTGGCACTGGGCTTCGCCTGCTTCGGCGTCTACTGCTTCGTCTGGTCCCGCAACGCCCGGCACTGA
- a CDS encoding ABC transporter substrate-binding protein translates to MRKVICALAAMGLLALGGLTSPAVAAEPAKPKVIRVGATQAMDSMNPFLAVRLVSSSIHRWMYGFLTVPDPKTLQPSPDLAESWTTSPDGLTWTFKIRAAKWSDGQPVTADDAAWTFTKMMTDDGAKTANGPAVENFASVTAAGQDLTIKLKAPQASMLDNPVPIMPKHVWEKVGDISKYEADDFPAVTSGPYIAVEQKKDQYVKLKANPDYWRGPAKIDELQVIFYDNPAAAVVGLKKGDIDLIGRLAPPDFEALKGDPNIVQWNTQGRRSSYLQVNLGATTSDNKPIGDGHPALKDQRVRQALHYAIDKQKLVDEVQNGLAVPADGSIVPPMYKDFFWSASGDQKVTHDVAKANKILDDAGYKKGADGIRTMPDGSRKLQFRFSIHTDTPIEDKLAEYLTGWFKEIGITLTTKRLDSSKFTEETGTTALFDLAISGWSVNPDPEEVLATHLCSRRPTASGQGGGTESFYCDPQYEALYQQQQKELDRPKRAEIIKQMEQRLYTDAPVIALYYPNDLEGYRKDRIAKVTPIPEDKGMLYGGSGYWPFYTLEAVTSGGKDDSGSNTGLYVGLGAAVIVLAGAGLFLARRRQGVADDRE, encoded by the coding sequence ATGCGGAAAGTGATCTGTGCACTGGCGGCGATGGGGCTACTGGCGCTCGGCGGGCTGACATCCCCGGCGGTGGCGGCGGAGCCGGCCAAGCCGAAGGTGATCAGGGTCGGCGCGACCCAGGCGATGGACTCGATGAACCCGTTTCTGGCGGTCCGGCTGGTCTCCTCGTCGATCCACCGCTGGATGTACGGCTTCCTGACCGTGCCGGACCCGAAGACCCTCCAGCCGAGCCCCGACCTGGCCGAGTCCTGGACGACCTCGCCGGACGGGCTGACCTGGACCTTCAAGATCCGCGCCGCGAAATGGTCGGACGGGCAGCCGGTCACGGCCGACGACGCCGCCTGGACGTTCACCAAGATGATGACCGACGACGGGGCGAAGACCGCGAACGGCCCGGCGGTGGAGAACTTCGCGAGCGTCACCGCGGCCGGCCAGGACCTCACGATCAAGCTGAAGGCCCCGCAGGCGTCGATGCTGGACAACCCGGTCCCGATCATGCCCAAGCACGTCTGGGAGAAGGTCGGCGACATCTCGAAGTACGAGGCCGACGACTTCCCCGCCGTCACCAGTGGTCCCTACATCGCGGTGGAGCAGAAGAAGGACCAGTACGTGAAGCTGAAGGCCAACCCGGACTACTGGCGCGGGCCGGCGAAGATCGACGAGTTGCAGGTGATCTTCTACGACAACCCGGCCGCCGCGGTCGTCGGGCTGAAGAAGGGCGACATCGACCTGATCGGCCGGCTGGCACCGCCGGACTTCGAGGCGCTCAAGGGTGACCCGAACATCGTCCAGTGGAACACCCAAGGCCGCCGGTCGTCGTACCTGCAGGTCAATCTCGGCGCCACCACCAGCGACAACAAGCCGATCGGCGACGGCCATCCCGCGCTGAAGGACCAGCGGGTCCGGCAGGCGCTGCACTACGCGATCGACAAGCAGAAGCTCGTCGACGAGGTGCAGAACGGTCTCGCCGTACCGGCCGACGGGTCGATCGTGCCGCCGATGTACAAGGACTTCTTCTGGTCCGCCAGCGGCGATCAGAAGGTCACCCATGATGTTGCCAAGGCCAACAAGATTCTCGACGACGCAGGTTACAAGAAAGGTGCCGACGGCATCCGGACGATGCCGGACGGGTCGCGGAAACTGCAGTTCCGGTTCAGCATCCACACCGACACACCGATCGAGGACAAGCTCGCCGAGTACCTGACCGGCTGGTTCAAGGAGATCGGCATCACGCTGACCACCAAGCGGCTCGACTCGAGCAAGTTCACCGAGGAGACCGGTACGACGGCGTTGTTCGACCTCGCCATCAGCGGCTGGTCGGTGAACCCGGACCCGGAGGAGGTGCTGGCGACGCACCTCTGCAGCAGGCGTCCCACCGCTTCGGGCCAGGGCGGCGGCACCGAGTCGTTCTACTGCGACCCGCAGTACGAGGCGCTCTATCAGCAACAGCAGAAAGAGCTCGACCGGCCGAAGCGGGCCGAGATCATCAAGCAGATGGAGCAGCGGCTCTACACCGACGCGCCGGTGATCGCCCTCTACTACCCGAACGACCTGGAGGGCTACCGCAAGGACCGGATCGCCAAGGTGACTCCCATCCCCGAGGACAAGGGCATGCTGTACGGCGGCAGCGGCTACTGGCCGTTCTACACGCTGGAAGCGGTGACGTCCGGCGGCAAGGACGACAGCGGTTCGAACACGGGCCTGTACGTCGGACTGGGTGCCGCTGTCATCGTGCTGGCGGGAGCCGGGCTGTTCCTGGCTCGTCGTCGCCAGGGTGTTGCGGACGACCGCGAATGA
- a CDS encoding ABC transporter permease, translating into MTVAQPAAEAIEEGPARHGVLRYAAAKVGGALLSIAMVIVATFFAFRLLPGDPVRALAQGRNMTPEQLDLERHRLGLDKSLPEQFVHFVNQTVHFDLGVSYEYKRAVVDLIGERIGSTLLLTGTALVMAVSLGIWQGARAGWRPGSRFDKISTGISLVLWSVPTFWLGLLLLMVFAAGIGPIPGIFPTRGIESVDAPSGFGYVLDVAKHMVLPCLTMVAVVYAQYLLVMRSSVIDEVGQDYVTTARAKGLRDDEIRRRHAVPNALLPTVTLVFMRIGFVVGGAVTVEAIFSWPGLGQLFYEAIRVPDFTLMQGTFLLITVSVILMNTLADVVYHLLDPRVRSA; encoded by the coding sequence ATGACGGTCGCGCAGCCCGCGGCCGAGGCGATCGAGGAGGGCCCCGCCCGGCACGGCGTACTGCGGTATGCCGCCGCCAAGGTGGGTGGGGCCCTGCTCAGCATCGCCATGGTGATCGTCGCGACGTTCTTCGCCTTCCGCCTGCTGCCGGGCGATCCGGTTCGGGCGCTGGCACAGGGACGCAACATGACGCCGGAGCAACTCGACCTCGAGCGGCACCGGCTCGGCCTGGACAAGTCGCTGCCCGAGCAGTTCGTCCATTTCGTCAACCAGACGGTGCATTTCGACCTCGGCGTCTCCTACGAGTACAAGCGGGCGGTGGTCGACCTGATCGGCGAGCGGATCGGGTCGACGCTGCTGCTCACCGGTACCGCGCTGGTGATGGCGGTCAGCCTTGGGATCTGGCAAGGCGCCCGGGCCGGCTGGCGGCCGGGGAGCCGGTTCGACAAGATCTCCACCGGGATCTCGCTGGTGCTCTGGTCGGTCCCGACGTTCTGGCTCGGGCTGCTGCTGTTGATGGTGTTCGCGGCCGGGATCGGGCCGATCCCGGGGATCTTCCCGACGCGGGGGATCGAGAGTGTGGATGCGCCGTCGGGCTTCGGCTATGTGCTCGATGTCGCGAAGCACATGGTGTTGCCGTGCCTGACGATGGTGGCCGTGGTGTACGCGCAGTATCTGCTGGTGATGCGGTCGTCGGTGATCGACGAGGTGGGGCAGGACTACGTGACGACGGCGCGGGCGAAGGGATTGCGCGACGACGAGATCCGCCGGCGGCACGCAGTACCGAATGCTCTGCTGCCGACGGTGACGCTGGTGTTCATGCGAATCGGCTTCGTGGTCGGCGGTGCCGTCACGGTCGAGGCGATCTTCAGTTGGCCGGGGCTCGGGCAGTTGTTCTACGAGGCGATCCGGGTGCCGGACTTCACGTTGATGCAGGGCACCTTCCTGTTGATCACCGTGTCCGTCATCTTGATGAACACCCTGGCCGACGTCGTCTATCACCTTCTCGACCCGCGGGTGAGGTCGGCATGA
- a CDS encoding ABC transporter ATP-binding protein, translating to MSLLEVDHLSVTYRIASGDVPAVRGVSLSLEAGEAVGIVGESGSGKSTLAMALLRLLPKDARTEGRILLGGEDVLAMKWGRLRAVRWAEASIVFQGAQHGLNPVQRIGDQIAEPLLVHKLATPEKARLRVVELLEQVGLPAWRARSYPHEVSGGQRQRVMIAMALACEPQLIIADEPTTALDLMVQAQVLTLIKDLIASQGISLLMISHDLSVLADTCDRLAVMYAGRVVETGPSSGTFRHPYSQALAAAFPTVGDPASRLAPQGLGGDPPDPQRLPSGCVFHPRCPVALDTCSTVDIDLRPAGDRRTAACVLVLEESC from the coding sequence ATGAGTCTGCTCGAGGTGGACCACCTGTCCGTCACCTATCGGATCGCGTCGGGCGACGTACCCGCGGTACGGGGTGTGTCGTTGTCGCTGGAGGCCGGTGAGGCGGTCGGGATCGTGGGCGAGTCGGGTTCGGGGAAGTCGACGCTGGCGATGGCGTTGCTGCGGTTGCTGCCGAAGGATGCCCGGACCGAAGGACGCATCCTGCTCGGTGGCGAGGACGTCCTGGCGATGAAGTGGGGACGGTTGCGCGCGGTGCGATGGGCCGAGGCGTCGATCGTGTTCCAGGGTGCGCAGCACGGGCTCAACCCGGTGCAGCGGATCGGTGACCAGATCGCGGAACCCCTGCTCGTGCACAAACTCGCCACGCCTGAGAAGGCCCGCCTGCGGGTCGTGGAGTTGCTCGAACAGGTCGGACTCCCGGCCTGGCGTGCCCGCAGCTATCCGCACGAAGTGTCCGGTGGCCAACGGCAACGGGTGATGATCGCGATGGCACTCGCTTGCGAACCGCAGTTGATCATCGCCGACGAGCCGACCACCGCGCTCGACCTGATGGTGCAGGCGCAGGTGCTGACCTTGATCAAGGACCTGATCGCGTCGCAGGGGATCTCGTTGCTGATGATCTCGCACGACCTGTCCGTGCTGGCCGACACCTGCGACCGGCTGGCGGTCATGTACGCCGGACGCGTGGTGGAGACCGGTCCTTCGAGTGGCACCTTCCGGCACCCTTACAGCCAGGCGCTCGCGGCGGCTTTCCCGACGGTCGGCGATCCCGCCTCTCGCCTCGCGCCGCAAGGCCTCGGCGGCGATCCGCCGGATCCGCAGCGGCTCCCGTCCGGCTGCGTGTTCCATCCGCGTTGCCCGGTGGCGCTCGACACCTGCTCGACCGTCGACATCGACCTCCGCCCTGCGGGCGACCGGCGTACGGCGGCCTGTGTGCTGGTTCTGGAGGAGTCTTGCTAA
- a CDS encoding AAA family ATPase, whose protein sequence is MTAQSASSADSTTAEVTPERARQALVELRTEIGKAVVGQDTAVTALVLALLCRGHVLLEGVPGTAKTLMVRALSMAMRLDTKRVQFTPDLMPGDVTGSLVYDAKTSEFEFRQGPVFTNILLADEINRTPPKTQAALLEAMEERQVTVDGTPRKLPSPFVVAATQNPIEYEGTYPLPEAQLDRFLLKVTLDIPPRDAEIAVLARHARGFDPRDLVAAGLRPVAGPEDLLAGQAAVRRVAVRDDVLAYVVDLCRATRQSPSLQLGVSPRGATALLAVARAWAWLSGRDYVIPDDVKAMARPCLRHRVQIRPEAELEGVTADAVLESVLATVPVPR, encoded by the coding sequence GTGACTGCACAGTCAGCGTCAAGTGCTGATTCCACCACTGCCGAGGTGACTCCGGAGCGGGCTCGGCAGGCCCTGGTCGAGCTGCGGACCGAGATCGGCAAGGCAGTGGTCGGTCAGGACACGGCCGTCACCGCCCTGGTGCTGGCGCTGCTGTGTCGTGGTCATGTCCTGCTGGAGGGCGTCCCCGGTACGGCGAAGACGCTGATGGTGCGGGCGCTGTCGATGGCGATGCGGCTGGACACCAAGCGGGTCCAGTTCACGCCGGACCTGATGCCCGGTGACGTGACCGGCTCGCTGGTGTACGACGCGAAGACCAGTGAGTTCGAGTTCCGCCAGGGTCCGGTCTTCACCAACATCCTGCTCGCGGACGAGATCAACCGGACGCCACCGAAGACCCAGGCCGCGCTGCTGGAGGCGATGGAGGAACGCCAGGTCACCGTGGACGGTACGCCGCGCAAGCTGCCGTCGCCGTTCGTGGTCGCCGCGACGCAGAACCCGATCGAGTACGAGGGCACGTATCCGTTGCCCGAGGCACAGTTGGACCGGTTCCTGCTCAAGGTGACGCTGGACATCCCGCCGCGGGATGCGGAGATCGCCGTACTGGCCCGGCACGCAAGAGGGTTCGATCCGCGCGATCTGGTGGCTGCCGGGTTGCGTCCGGTCGCCGGTCCGGAGGACCTGCTGGCCGGACAGGCGGCGGTGCGGCGGGTCGCAGTACGCGACGATGTGCTCGCGTACGTGGTGGACCTGTGCCGGGCTACGCGGCAGTCGCCGTCGTTGCAGCTCGGGGTGTCGCCGCGTGGCGCTACTGCGTTGCTGGCGGTTGCTCGTGCGTGGGCGTGGTTGTCGGGACGGGATTACGTGATTCCCGACGACGTCAAGGCGATGGCGCGTCCTTGCCTGCGGCATCGAGTGCAGATCCGTCCTGAAGCAGAGCTGGAAGGGGTCACGGCGGACGCCGTACTGGAGAGCGTGCTGGCTACTGTGCCGGTCCCCCGGTGA
- a CDS encoding DUF58 domain-containing protein yields the protein MVVTGRAGALAAAGVVFVALLMPRWAGVGVVVAVVVLVCLVDILLAGSPRRLQLSREGDTAVRLGEQAVVTLLVANPRRRVKGLLRDAWPPSAGVQDAPHQLDLPTGERRRLTTHLVPTRRGDRQAYRVTVRSIGPLGFAGRQGSHNVPWTVRALPPFKSRKHLPSRLARLRELDGRTALLVRGQGTEFDSLRDYVPGDDVRSIDWRATARRGNVVLRTWRPERDRQVAIVIDSGRMSAGRVGDAPRLDHAMDAALLLAALATRAGDRVSLLACDSEVRADVRRPAPEDVLPSFVNALANVDAELVQTDFRVVVSQVLERLGQRSLVVLLTGLDPAVIEESLLPVIGPLLRRHVVVLASVADPRLTEMEESHADLIEIYGAASAARTRLDRERVTAVLTRAGVTVVDENPDHIAPALADTYLALKKAGRL from the coding sequence ATGGTTGTCACCGGGCGGGCTGGTGCGCTGGCTGCGGCGGGCGTGGTCTTCGTCGCGCTGCTGATGCCACGGTGGGCGGGCGTCGGCGTAGTGGTTGCCGTCGTTGTGCTGGTGTGCTTGGTCGACATACTGCTTGCTGGATCGCCACGGCGGCTCCAGCTGAGCCGCGAGGGCGATACCGCAGTACGGCTTGGTGAGCAGGCCGTGGTGACGTTGCTGGTCGCCAATCCGCGGCGGCGGGTCAAGGGGTTGCTGCGGGACGCTTGGCCGCCTTCGGCCGGAGTACAGGATGCGCCGCATCAGCTGGACCTGCCTACCGGTGAGCGGCGTCGGCTGACGACGCATCTGGTGCCGACGCGGCGTGGGGACAGGCAGGCGTACAGGGTGACTGTGCGGTCGATCGGGCCGCTCGGCTTCGCGGGACGGCAGGGTTCGCACAACGTGCCGTGGACCGTGCGGGCGCTGCCGCCGTTCAAGTCGCGCAAGCACCTGCCGTCGCGGCTGGCCCGGCTGCGTGAGCTCGACGGCCGAACCGCCTTGCTGGTAAGGGGTCAGGGCACCGAGTTCGACTCGCTGCGCGACTACGTGCCGGGCGACGACGTGCGCAGCATCGACTGGCGAGCCACCGCCCGACGCGGCAACGTCGTACTGCGTACTTGGCGTCCCGAGCGCGATCGGCAGGTCGCGATCGTGATCGACTCCGGCCGGATGTCGGCCGGCCGGGTCGGCGACGCACCCCGTCTCGATCACGCCATGGATGCCGCGCTTCTGCTGGCCGCTCTGGCGACCCGGGCGGGCGACCGGGTCTCGTTGCTGGCTTGCGATTCCGAGGTACGCGCCGACGTACGACGGCCCGCTCCGGAGGACGTCCTGCCGTCGTTCGTGAACGCCTTGGCGAACGTGGACGCCGAGCTCGTGCAGACCGACTTCCGGGTCGTCGTCTCGCAGGTCCTGGAACGGCTCGGCCAGCGCTCGCTCGTAGTACTGCTGACCGGCTTGGACCCCGCCGTCATCGAGGAGTCCCTGCTGCCCGTCATCGGCCCGCTCCTGCGCCGGCACGTCGTCGTACTGGCCTCCGTCGCCGATCCTCGCCTCACGGAGATGGAAGAATCCCACGCCGACCTGATCGAGATCTACGGCGCCGCCTCAGCCGCCCGAACCCGCCTCGACCGCGAACGCGTCACCGCCGTCCTGACCCGAGCCGGCGTCACAGTCGTCGACGAGAACCCGGACCACATCGCCCCAGCCCTCGCCGACACCTACCTAGCCTTGAAGAAGGCCGGCCGACTCTAA
- a CDS encoding RDD family protein encodes MSQLVTGEAVVLQVRIARMPTRALACAIDVVIQGIVLAILFTTLFGFLLTSASPALRGAIVFFVLLLVLVGYRVVMETLTRGRTLGKLMLGLKVVRDDGSSIRFRHALVRTLLWLFVDFAPWFAASPGIVTSLMNKQGKRIGDLVAGTVVIRERHQPMASPPLFVPAHLVQWAHSLELSRLSDELANTAREYLARYTELEPGARIALGDALAFRVGGVTAPAPPVQLSSPAFLSAVLAERRRRELNRLATQGPRFVAYTGPFGTAYAPPSPYGALPPAPQPQLHPQGMPYPQPPARVVPQGEPTKVNAQGWHAPGSEPDQWS; translated from the coding sequence GTGTCTCAGCTGGTCACGGGGGAAGCAGTCGTCCTCCAGGTGCGGATCGCGCGGATGCCGACCCGCGCCCTCGCCTGCGCGATCGACGTGGTCATCCAGGGGATCGTGCTGGCCATCTTGTTCACCACGTTGTTCGGCTTCCTGCTCACGAGTGCCAGCCCGGCGCTGAGGGGAGCGATCGTCTTCTTCGTCCTGCTGCTGGTGCTGGTCGGCTACCGCGTGGTGATGGAGACGCTCACCCGCGGCCGCACGCTCGGCAAGCTGATGCTCGGCCTCAAGGTGGTCCGCGACGACGGCAGCTCGATCCGGTTCCGGCATGCGCTGGTCCGGACCTTGCTGTGGCTGTTCGTCGACTTCGCGCCGTGGTTCGCCGCCAGCCCGGGCATCGTGACGAGCCTGATGAACAAGCAGGGCAAGCGGATCGGCGACCTCGTCGCAGGCACCGTGGTGATCCGCGAACGGCACCAGCCGATGGCCTCCCCGCCGCTGTTCGTACCGGCGCATCTGGTGCAGTGGGCGCACTCACTGGAGCTGTCCCGGCTCTCCGACGAGCTGGCCAACACGGCCCGGGAGTACCTCGCCCGCTACACCGAGCTGGAGCCGGGCGCGCGGATCGCGCTCGGCGACGCGCTCGCCTTCCGTGTCGGCGGAGTGACGGCACCAGCACCGCCCGTGCAGCTCTCGTCGCCCGCGTTCCTGTCCGCAGTACTGGCCGAGCGCCGTCGCCGCGAACTGAACCGGCTGGCAACCCAAGGCCCTCGATTCGTGGCCTACACCGGACCCTTCGGCACCGCGTACGCACCGCCCAGCCCGTACGGCGCCCTGCCGCCGGCCCCACAGCCCCAGCTGCACCCGCAAGGCATGCCCTACCCCCAGCCGCCTGCGCGCGTAGTACCGCAAGGTGAGCCGACGAAGGTCAACGCGCAGGGCTGGCATGCACCGGGTAGCGAACCCGATCAGTGGTCGTAA